The window tttttgtgtgattttggtaaaatagttaacattttgcagattctgcaaggtgtatgtaaacttttgacttcaactgtatgtatacAGTTATAAAGTGGGATGATTATATATGCATAAAACACCGAACATGCCAAATCGATCGAGTTTAAGCAATTTACATAATCTAAACAACACTGGGGAGGCTTAATGTACAGTGAGAGGCACACACCTTTCACAGTCTGAATCGCAGCATGTTTTGCTGTCTTCTTCTTGCTGCTGTTCCTCTATTGGGAAACGGGTACAGCTGACACATCGCTGTATTGCCTGTGCAACCGTGTAATGCGTCTGTCCCTGTGCACATGCGTCCATTTTTGCAATGCTCAGCTGTGACTGCAAGAACAGGTGCAGCAGACTGTCTGACAGCAGTAGTGGTGTCTGTAGAACACTAAacacaaacatttaaataaaaaaaaaacatcgagTGTAATCATTTTTAGAAACTGGTGCTGAGGCTATTTAAAGAagtcatttaaaaacattaaatggatTTAATGACAAAATTGTTACATTtgaaaaagaatataaaaaaaaatttagaggataataaaataataaaaaaataaaaagaaagcaaATGAGAAAGATGCtatacaaaaaatgtatttgaaaatgaataaataaacactaCTAATAGCATAGAAACCATACAATTCAACACagataaaatattttcaaattaacATTTAATTTCTTGGGCAATTAATACTGTgtcaaatacattaatttctattttaatgtgtATATTTTCTATTGTATTAAATaatgtgaaaatatatattttatgtgttGAAATAAATGCTTTTAGTTAGAGTAAAAAAATCTATATGTATACACATGTATACATTATGTACATGTATTGCAGCAGCCACTAGATGGCAAAAACACTGCATTTCCTTCATTCCACTTTAAGATCAGTGAGAACTGACCAATATAAGACATCAAATGCATAATCAAGCTAATCATAAATGATGACAAAGAGTGACAGAAGAAACTCACGCCTCAAGAAACTGTTGCAGCCCCCGCATTCGTTGACTGATCTGGAATTCACTATTGAGATTGAAAAAAGGATTCCCTGGAGGGAGTTTTGGTAGCTCTCTATAGACAAAAAGGGAGAGAAACACTTATATCAGTAACAATCAAGTTTTTACATGCCGTTACTTGCAATAAAAACTCTTATtactcttttttgtttttaattgttaataaaactataatattgtCCAGAGTACACAGTCTTCAAATAtgaaaggggtcatgaactgcctttttttttaataagttttgtactgttctctgaggtacTCTTATAAAGTTTTCAAGATTTGTACATCAAAAGCAtcataatttattagtattaggctattttctgtcctgtttggATCAAAAATCTGATCTAATAGAGTCAACAcagcatcgtcttttagtttTAATCTTTCTGAAAACCCTGAGTCAAATTGTGCCTTGTATCTAAATTAATCTGCTGTAAAATGAAGTGAAAAAAGGACCAAGCAATCTGGAACTTCATtcaaaataaagttcatccacaCTTTGGCAAAGCAGAAATGTTTTTCACAACTTGGCAATGCAGAGCATTTTGTTGTCTTTGGAGCCATCTTTATCGTTTGCTTACTTGTTACACACGCAAATCGGTaggcggggctaaacaggcagcgaCGTAGAAGCAGGTGATGATCATCTTCTGTGGAGGCAGGGTTTAGCCCCACTATTAAATCATGAAGTGGCACATTCTACAACCTGACGTTTTGCCAGATTGGCTTCGATATAAACCGTTTTTAGACTAACGAGAAAGTTTTGAAACTTACAGGATAtgttttttatagtacaatgacctcttatatgtaATAATTATGgttttctcagttcatgacccctttaaaatataattttgtgtTGCCCAAAAGTGTGATATCCTTAAATATACTTACATGAGCAAAGCATTGTTCTGTAGTTTTTGACGCAGCCAAACAAACTCACTATACCTCCTTCTCACACAAGATGTCTTCTTTCGGAAACACATACTATTGGTCTATAATCAAGAAAAATATTGTATCAGAAAATAACATATGAACAGCAATATTCCCCAATAGTacactcttaaacataaaggtgcttcacaatgccatagaagaacactttttgtctaaatggttccataaagaacctttaacatctgaagatcctttctgtttcacaaaaggttctttgtggcaaaagaaggttcttcagattatagaaaggtaagaaagagatggttcctaaataacctttgactgaatggttctttgtggaaccaaaaattgttcttctatggcatcgctgtgaagaaccttttaaagcacctttatttttaagagtgtaagtgcGATGTAAATGTGTGTACTGCACTCACATGAAGACAGATCTCATAGGAGACATATGCGTGCCAGAAATCCTCCCTGTGTACCTGAGGATCTCGTACCCATACGCTTATAAACTCCTGCAGTTAGAGAAAAAGTAAGTGTTAGTGTTTATGATCAGTAAAGTGTTTCAAATTCAACAAGGAAGTGACTCAGCAGAGAGCATGCTTGCACTTTTTCTCATTACGAGTTACAGTTTTACCCCTTTTAAAGACCAGTTTGATTCAGACTCTGCCCTTTCACCTACATTTCATGCTAACCAGAGTTTGAGGGTATTTGGCAGATTTGTAATGTACAGTTGGAATTTCTCTCAAATTAACACACTTTGTTGCATCACAGCCAACAAACCCATTTGAGGTCAAGCAAAACACTTCCCTAAAAACAACTAACACATACAAGCCATAAAAGTTGCACCTGATCTGAGAGAGAGTCACCTTAATTGTTTTTGAATAAACACATCACAAAAGTTATTTTAATGCATGGGTAAGAAAAGAAAATCGACAAACAAATGAACTAAAAACAACATCAATAGGCACTGGTGGAATTATGTGTTAACAGTTTCCTCTTTAAAAATTCCAGACAAATGGAATGATGCAATAGCAGCTCATATACAAAGTGTAAATGAAAACTTCCACCCGAGATgctttccttttctttctctGTACCAACAATCATGTGATCATTGATCACAAAGAAtttaaagagagaaaaaaaaaaacttttaattttttaattgtagCAAAACAGACTTCATTTGCattcaaatctaatttattctCAGATCGGCAAATAAAACACCAGATAAGActtaatattttactgtttacCCGCAGAGTCAAGGTTTTATCTAAAACATCAGTTTACTATATTGATAAAGACTACTGAGTCACACAAAGCAAAGCTGTAGATGAACAGAAAAGAAAAATGTGAAGGCGAAAAGAACAAAACACTGACCTTCTTCACAAGGTTTGTTTTTTCCATTTTAGAGACCCGACTGAAAAAAGAGAGATTGTTTGtcagtttgtttgatttttattgTCATACCAGCATATAAGCCTATTTCATGCCAAGATTAATGCATCTTAAAAGAAACAAATTGTAGTATGAAAAACAAGAACTGGCAAACAGACTGTCATTGTTGGATCGTTTTACTATTGTGTTGCTTGGATTGTTTCGTTTCTATTgcactaaaactaaaaaatgagATTAGGAAATAATCTAAAAAACACCAGTGTAAACTGTGATTACAGATCTCAACAAGACAAAGACAAACATCATTTTGATCAATCTGCCATTAATCAATTTGCTACCAAACACTTCACTGTATAAGTGGTTAAACAGCAATGATGACTTTTCATAACTATTGAGCTGGGAAGCAAGTTGCAGTGATGAATGGCTAATGTCAGACATTAAAACAATAAATCAATCTTATGCTACAGCAAACCCAGATATTCTTTTTGCCTCCTTCAATGAAATCAGGCTTTGTTTTCCTGTGTATGCTTAGCAATGACATGCTAAGTAAGAGAGAATCACTTCTAATGGTGAACTATAAAGCAGATCAATTTTCCTGAATCCAAAAATGAAAGTCCCATCAGCAATAGTCCACACAAACATGCAATCAGTGACTTTCATCCATACTCAAACTAATTCACTTTGGTGATAACTTAATTAGTTGACTGGGAATCCCAGAGTAATAGGCCAGCAAACAACAAGATACCCTGAGCACCTTGGACTGAATTTACAAGATCATGGCTAGTTTGACCTGGTTTTGGTGATGTTTTACATATATTATATGTAGACTTTATGAGACGTTGCTTCAAAACATACATTTAGGCAACAAAAGGACACTTTGATTGACTATATAGGAATAGTATATACCTTTCATAGTTTAGAAAACCACTTAAAACTAATGACAAAAGAGAAAACGCATAGTCTaaacagcttttttttgtttctttctatTTTGATGGAGTATTTAATTACTTTGACACGTGTTTTAATACTTGCTTCTAAAATAACAAGCCTAACTAGAAGGTTAAGTTTTATATGTTGCAACCAAAGCTGGAAATGTTCGAAGaattgtattaaaaatgtatattagaaGCAGCTACAATTTTCATTCAAACCAACGGCAGCTTTATCAACAACACAAAAGTTTACTCTAGTGTTTAACAAAAGTTTACTCTACATCCGCTCTATTGTTTCGTCATTATATGTTTTTATATCTTTTCATGTTATATTGGGATAGGCCACGTTAATTTTTTGTTCTCACCTTTTCTGTCGTGTTGTGTATTTCTGCTACCGCGGTCCAGGTGCTCCTGGGACTGATGTGATTGAAAGTGGCAAACAAGTTCGCGTGTGGGAAATGAAAGTCTTTTTGACTCGCAGTAAATGATGTGCGCATGCGCTGCCTTCTACCCTTTATTTGTTTGTGCTTGTCATGTATAATATCAGTAGGTGTGTGAGCATTACACCCAGTTAAAAGTTATAATGattacaaattatttttacataataataaacaatatgtACGTTGGTACTGATTtgggatttttttaaaaagaagttaAAGTAGTGATCAGGTAGACCACTATCGGTGACTTCTTCCACCTAAACCATTGGGCTTGACTGAGGCTTGGTATTTAGAGACCCTCTTAATAAATAGGCTAATAGCTGCTGTTTTAGAGAAATGTTACATGGAGTCAGGGGCCAAGTCATCAAAAGTAATCTGATCGGATTTTGTCAATGggattggatcaaatcttgaaaaCGGGTCAAAAAGGGGGGGGAAAAAAGATTCTGAATTCGAATTAGATCACAAAATCCAACCTTGGTTTTTAAATCTTCAGTATGTATTGTTTAAAACGTTTTAGTAAAATTGGGATACTTTTGGTCCAAAAACTGGATTATTCTGATCCCAGCAGGGTGGGTTTcaggaacaaaaatgtaataaaactttaaaactggtccaaaaaatacaacattttaatatgtaatatatcCCCACATCTGTCAAtatcaaacaaaaatattatattttttttaaatcactgatTGTAAACTAGATTGCTGCAATCATCAGAGATGGACCAGTGAGAAGTAATTATTTGTGTAAACGCAATGCAAAACTAGAATGCAAAACACTGTCTTTTTTccccatctcatttttttttttatcaccatGTCCAAAAGTAAGATGATCTGATCCTAGATAGCAAAAAAGGTCATTCTGATTCAGATTAAACTTTTTGAACAACTGGGCATAATTTGTTAATCTGTATCTTGaaactgtttttgttgttgtttttaaataaaagattaaCTATATAAATATACGATGATAAGCTTCCTTCCTAATACACCCAGAACCTACTGGTGCTAAGTTACAAAAAtggatcattcagaaatcataatGGTTATGATTTAACCAAATGACCATGTAAACAAAAAACTTCCTGTTCCTGCTTGCCATTGGATATCCTTCTGAGGGATCACAGTATTAAACACAGGTAGctagtttatttttttaccagTGTCTCCAGTCATTTCAGTCTGACCTGACAGTAAACCCACAACAGATGTAAAGCATTATTACTCATAATAGACGTCATTTAGACCAACATATAAAAGTATTGAACAGGCTAGTGAAGAAGCAAAAATAGCAAGTAATATAATCTTGTAAGAAGAAATAATTGTGTCTCTTTTTAtcgtttcagtttcattttacaATGTTCCAGAATTTTAGAAGGTAAGTCACACTGACAGTTACCACAACCTGCGGTCTGTGGCACATGACAGCTTACCACAAGATGTATTTTCCGCATTTTAAAAACACTACATAAACATTCCCTTGGAAGTGTTTAAAACTGAGCAGAATGTTTGCTATTTTGCAAAATCATTCTccaaacacaaaaaaatacaaatcttcATATAGTGTTaacaagaaaatatatatttttacacagACTGTTGCTATTTACTATTGTGTACACAAATATGTTTCATAattgcatatatatatttttttaatttttcagtgtGCAAATTATCCCTATGACGTTCACTAATTATTATAAAAtctgattataataataaaaaggtgTATTATTCTAACAATAGCATATTTACTGATGCAGATATTTATTATACTTAGCATATTTCATATAGCTCAGTGTCCTCAGTGCGAAAtaatggacctcaaaatcatatagccattgttggaaaggtttaaatataaaaataaaaataatgctgaaaaacaacagaatctgtgggacctgaaggacttttctgaagaacagtgggcagtttaactgttcaggaaaaacaagagactcattaacaattatcactaaacaaaaaaagctgtggatcaatcaggtaacttttgaacatggtcatttttataaattccactattATTGCTACtatgtaaatttaatttatgtgaaatatcttattcaggttagtaccaaataaaaaataacatgcattttgtatgatccctctttggtaaaataattaacattttgcagattctgcaaggtgtatgtaaacttttgactttaacgcTACAACACTTTCATATTTAACATAGCTTTTACCTTTTATTGTCTTGGTCCTCCATGTTTCGATGTGCTTGGCTGGTTTTCAGTAGTTGGCTACTTACAATGTTCCTCTCCTCAGGCAAGAGTTGACTGCTCTGGTGCTCTCCAAGTTtcttctgtttatttgttgacATAGTCGATCACATGAAACATTCAGCTTCTCTTCAGCTTAATTCTGCTGGAATTAGTTACAGAAAAGCAGCTAAACATGCACATCTACTAATGTATTTTCTTACCCTTTCAGAAAAATCCACTGTTAAATGAGACCCGGTTTACACCacatatatatacttatataggaCGGGATACATGGGTAGCCCCATTGGGTGTAGTGTGTACAAGTCAAAATTTACATACAAAAGTTGTATAACTTAAGTCATGCTTTTTACTTTTTCCTTTAAAAATTGTTTCCCCATGGTAATATTTCACTAAAGTAGCAGTTTTGGCTCTGCATGGTTAAAATAGCCTGATGATCTCCAAAATATATCTGATTGAAGTCTTTTataatgataatttactcaaaGGTCCAGTAGGGTGGAAAGCTGGACTTTTACCTATCAATACCATACCCTGTGTCATAAgacactccccccccccccccctccaccGTGTCTACCTGTTATTTAAATACACATATACATCAGCCAACAAGTATCAATGCAGTTTTATTATCACCATAAAGAGTTTTTAGTTCTTCACTTTACCTGCTTATTTCAGGATGACATTACAAAAACAGGTTCttgggagaaaaaaaagaaaatgcctCAGAACTCAAAGTCCATCTCCATGCTGCTAATCTTTGTCATGAGACCTGCAACTAGCTAAGTAAATGGTAATAAATGTGTTTTCTATGGTCATGGTCTGACAGTGCACTTATATTGTTTTGCATTCTCTTGTTTGTTTCAGGATATCATCAATGAATAAGTCAGGTTGTGCATGACtgtcatgacttttttttttcaatttgataACATGCCTCCCACAACCCATATCACATATGTATGTTTGTTTCTGGAATTTCCATGATGTGCAACTGTAATTAAAATTAATAGGATACAATCTAAAGAAGTGTACAAATAGAAAGACACACCACCTGCATCCTGCGTCTGATAAAGTGTACAGAACATGAACTCATGAACTCTAACCAGAGAGGTCAGGGATGTAATGACATTATTGGTCACATTGCTTTTTTTCCATGGTTAACAGACTGTCTGTGTGTATTTTAGATATGCACAATATATATCTAACAAATTCCAGCTAATGCTCTGGACAGCAGTTTCTGAGATGTGTGATTGACACTCAGAAATATTAAAAGAGAAACCTCCGAAAGACAACCCCAAATATGCTATAAATGAAAGATTCTGGCTCTGGAAAATTTATGACTCAACTTAATTGTGCAATTAAATATTTATAGGTCATTTGTCGCTCTGATTACAAAATGTGGGCAATTCTTTTAACTACTTCCTAATTCTCAAAATGACTGTAGATGATAAGCATTTTATGCTTTGAAcagaactagggctgtcaaacaattaatcacgattaatcgcatccaaaataaaagtttatgtttacatactaaatgtgtgtttactgtgtgtatttattatgtatatattataaatacacacacataggggaaagtggggtgatttgtgccaggggggggaagtagttccaccccttgtttctagaaaaccatagaagaaattggtcatgtgaccacatacttttgtagagccatccaatttacccATCCCCCCAAAaagagagacacatggcatgagggctaagcacatttttgctcaaaaaactgttttttgcctttcaaagtaaaatttatataatcaaggttttttgattgttgcatctgaacaattatagacaagtttgaaaatgtttcacacatgttttagtgctttataggctacacagtgagtctatacagttagcataatgttagctctaaactgcgggatcatgctagtctttcaaaattgtctGTCTGGGGTAATTTGTGCCAAAGGGACAGGGTTAAGTTGTGCCTGTGGGATGTTAAGAAATAGTCCAGATCTAGACCATCTAAACCAGGGctgaccaaccctgttcctggagatctacctacctgctgactttagttccagtcctgctccaacacagctgtctgtaataatcacatgctacctaagagattaattaactggttcaggggtgtttgattagggttggagctgaactttgtaggatgtagatctccaggaacagggttggacatgcatccctgatctagacctacatacccacaggcaggggcgccgctaagggggggaaagttaggacaattctaagggcccacgccctttaggggcccccagagatctgctttggtgtggtagggggggcccaacctcatattttgtcatagggcccaaaattgcgagcggcgcccctgcccacaggggataatctgtgtgaaaagatgagcgtgcctcatcagtgtttgatttacctgccgtttgttttaagtggcctaagtcacaatgggatgttcagaaatgttcataagaaagtaacttctttcctatgttacataattgacagacagcgTTTTGTTGACAGAGAGCGTTCTAATGATTCACAAATATCATTTATTGTGTATCTGAGTTTTTTAGTGTTTTCTAAAAAAGTAGAAAACatgacatgccaatagtttaatagggtaacgatatctaaataaaccttaaatgagcaattttgtattgaatttgtcttgattttatatagcattacatttcatgacattaaaatgttctttttaacttaaataatcactggcacaatttaccccaatGTATTCAtcccaaaggcacaacttaccccgcaccaggggcaagttgtgccacgagaccacttttttcctgaaagctataattctgaatcagtttatttcagatccaaagttattgttccaggggatgcaccacatcctgaaatatatggacaaattggagggattactgtcatggcttcactataaagtcactttgagtaaaaactggcacaactcaccccactttCCCCTACATTTATAGActtaaaaatacttatatgtagggatagttatacttgtatttaatttagattatatatagaattataaatattttatatataaatctaaaacatttttctttaatatacgtttatatgtgtatttatttatacataatatatacacacagtacacacattaaacaggaaagggcgcaatattttgacacactaaagttaataggtggtaacgatatgtatgagcagtattaattaagattagcctaatatttcacctacctgaccataaatgataagaacaaacatgaatgttg of the Garra rufa chromosome 17, GarRuf1.0, whole genome shotgun sequence genome contains:
- the snx10a gene encoding sorting nexin-10A — translated: MEKTNLVKKEFISVWVRDPQVHREDFWHAYVSYEICLHTNSMCFRKKTSCVRRRYSEFVWLRQKLQNNALLIELPKLPPGNPFFNLNSEFQISQRMRGLQQFLEAVLQTPLLLSDSLLHLFLQSQLSIAKMDACAQGQTHYTVAQAIQRCVSCTRFPIEEQQQEEDSKTCCDSDCESTISSGLGNSIGRATPVEEDSSYNESFSHEFQSTTSEAELCSSLSSSPGNQ